One Pseudomonas tolaasii NCPPB 2192 genomic window carries:
- a CDS encoding AAA family ATPase, with product MKFEGTQAYVATDDLKLAVNAAITLERPLLVKGEPGTGKTMLAEQLAESFGAKLITWHIKSTTKAHQGLYEYDAVSRLRDSQLGVDKVHDVRNYLKKGKLWEAFESEERVILLIDEIDKADIEFPNDLLQELDKMEFYVYEIDETIKAKKRPIIIITSNNEKELPDAFLRRCFFHYIAFPDRTTLQKIVDVHYPDIKKDLVSEALDVFFDVRKVPGLKKKPSTSELVDWLKLLMADNIGEAVLRERDPTKAIPPLAGALVKNEQDVQLLERLAFMSRRGNR from the coding sequence ATGAAGTTCGAAGGCACCCAGGCCTATGTGGCTACCGATGACCTGAAACTGGCCGTCAACGCCGCCATTACCCTGGAGCGGCCGCTGCTGGTCAAGGGCGAACCGGGCACCGGCAAGACCATGCTCGCCGAGCAACTGGCCGAGTCCTTCGGCGCCAAGTTGATCACCTGGCACATCAAATCCACCACTAAGGCTCACCAGGGTCTTTACGAGTACGACGCGGTCAGCCGCCTGCGCGACTCGCAACTGGGTGTGGACAAGGTGCACGACGTGCGCAACTACCTGAAGAAGGGCAAGCTCTGGGAAGCCTTCGAGTCCGAGGAGCGGGTGATTCTGCTGATCGATGAAATCGACAAGGCCGACATCGAATTCCCCAACGACCTGCTGCAAGAACTCGACAAGATGGAGTTCTACGTCTACGAAATCGACGAAACCATCAAGGCCAAAAAGCGCCCGATCATCATCATTACCTCCAACAACGAAAAAGAGCTGCCGGACGCGTTTCTGCGCCGCTGCTTCTTCCACTACATCGCCTTTCCCGACCGCACGACCCTGCAAAAAATCGTCGATGTGCACTACCCCGATATCAAGAAAGACCTGGTCAGCGAAGCACTCGACGTGTTCTTCGACGTGCGCAAAGTGCCGGGCCTGAAGAAAAAGCCTTCCACCTCCGAACTGGTGGACTGGCTCAAGTTGCTGATGGCCGACAACATCGGCGAAGCCGTGCTGCGCGAACGCGACCCGACCAAGGCGATCCCGCCCCTGGCCGGTGCCTTGGTGAAGAACGAGCAAGACGTGCAGTTGCTGGAGCGTCTGGCGTTCATGAGCCGTCGCGGTAACCGCTGA